The following proteins are encoded in a genomic region of Actinomadura sp. NAK00032:
- a CDS encoding enoyl-CoA hydratase/isomerase family protein, which translates to MPDENGLSEENALSGENAVSGENAYETVDLRIEERVAWLTLNRPEKLNALTPTTMTELRDIFRSIDDDEDVCVVVLRGAGERAFCAGMDLAWSEKLTPRERIEQGRLGEKTFAMMERLSVPVIAAVHGYAVGGGLELALAADFIIASSDAKMGLVEITLSARPPFRPKMTEDGDPDQPEFGGSAPGWGGVKRLPDRIGKARAKELLFTGARIDADRALQLGLVNDVYPADEFDKRIGELAERIAAMNRYNLRLVKELVTYGYDWIEPHPS; encoded by the coding sequence ATGCCCGACGAGAACGGTCTGTCCGAGGAGAACGCCCTGTCCGGCGAAAACGCTGTGTCCGGCGAGAACGCCTATGAGACCGTCGACCTGCGGATCGAGGAACGCGTCGCCTGGCTGACGCTGAACCGGCCGGAGAAGCTCAACGCGCTGACGCCCACCACCATGACGGAGCTGCGCGACATCTTCCGGAGCATCGACGACGACGAGGACGTCTGCGTGGTCGTGCTGCGCGGCGCCGGCGAGCGCGCGTTCTGCGCCGGGATGGACCTGGCCTGGTCGGAGAAGCTGACCCCGCGCGAGCGGATCGAGCAGGGGCGGCTCGGCGAGAAGACGTTCGCGATGATGGAGCGGCTGTCGGTGCCGGTGATCGCGGCCGTGCACGGGTACGCGGTCGGCGGCGGCCTGGAGCTGGCGCTCGCGGCCGACTTCATCATCGCCTCCAGCGACGCGAAGATGGGGCTCGTCGAGATCACGCTGTCGGCGCGCCCGCCGTTCCGGCCGAAGATGACCGAGGACGGCGACCCCGACCAGCCCGAGTTCGGCGGATCCGCGCCCGGGTGGGGCGGGGTGAAGCGGCTGCCGGACCGGATCGGCAAGGCCCGCGCCAAGGAACTGCTGTTCACCGGCGCCCGCATCGACGCCGACCGCGCGCTCCAGCTGGGCCTCGTCAACGACGTGTACCCGGCGGACGAGTTCGACAAGCGGATCGGCGAGCTGGCCGAGCGCATCGCCGCGATGAACCGCTACAACCTGCGTCTCGTCAAGGAACTCGTCACGTACGGCTACGACTGGATCGAGCCGCACCCGAGCTAG
- a CDS encoding VOC family protein, with protein sequence MQIYRIDHVAQVTPDLDAQVALLEGLFGFRRVRSWDNPGEGVRGTRLEIPGSRGQAWEVVAPSGDGSSLQTWLDEHGGRPGLHHVGAEVPDLEAVQADFEVRGIKPTDGARGRWLEASLSPPEHGPGVLWRLRGPGSLDMCGDSSDAAVLGGPGASESGASEGPSLGVVALDHICQAFHDRDVLAGWYRELAGFVQVWRTPDDEHPDMADLVLNIPGSAICWEVIMPRGEDSFIERFLAKGGPGAHHVTFEVDDWDKAMAACEHHGTPTFDDEDGVTDGAAWKHTFIHPKHTGGVLVQLFWEERPGVWVRSDKVPPRWT encoded by the coding sequence GTGCAGATCTATCGCATCGATCACGTCGCGCAGGTGACGCCCGACCTCGACGCGCAGGTGGCGCTGCTGGAGGGGTTGTTCGGGTTCCGGCGCGTCCGGAGCTGGGACAACCCGGGCGAGGGCGTGCGCGGCACGCGGCTGGAGATCCCGGGGAGCCGGGGGCAGGCATGGGAGGTCGTCGCGCCGTCCGGTGACGGTTCGTCCTTGCAGACGTGGCTGGACGAGCACGGCGGGCGTCCCGGGCTGCACCATGTCGGCGCCGAGGTTCCCGACCTCGAAGCCGTCCAGGCGGACTTCGAGGTGCGCGGCATCAAACCGACGGACGGGGCGCGCGGGCGGTGGCTGGAGGCGTCGCTGAGCCCGCCCGAGCACGGGCCGGGGGTGCTGTGGCGGCTCCGCGGGCCGGGCAGCCTCGACATGTGCGGCGACTCGTCCGACGCCGCCGTGCTCGGTGGGCCGGGGGCCTCGGAGTCGGGGGCCTCGGAAGGGCCGTCGCTCGGCGTCGTGGCGCTCGACCACATCTGCCAGGCGTTCCACGACCGCGACGTGCTGGCCGGCTGGTACCGCGAGCTGGCCGGGTTCGTGCAGGTGTGGCGGACGCCGGACGACGAGCACCCCGACATGGCCGACCTCGTCCTGAACATCCCCGGCTCGGCCATCTGCTGGGAGGTGATCATGCCGCGCGGCGAGGACTCGTTCATCGAGCGGTTCCTCGCGAAGGGCGGCCCCGGCGCCCACCATGTCACCTTCGAGGTGGACGACTGGGACAAGGCGATGGCCGCCTGCGAGCACCACGGCACGCCCACCTTCGACGACGAGGACGGCGTCACCGACGGCGCGGCCTGGAAGCACACGTTCATCCACCCGAAGCACACCGGCGGCGTCCTCGTCCAGCTGTTCTGGGAGGAGCGGCCCGGGGTGTGGGTGCGCTCGGACAAGGTGCCGCCGCGATGGACCTGA
- a CDS encoding acyl-CoA dehydrogenase family protein, translating to MDLSLTEDQELIASTAREVLASRAETAGARAMDGDPAGYSAALWKEMVELGWTGLAFPEEHGGVGGDFLDVCLLFEQLGYAQVPSPLLVSVACCGLPVARFGTPEQKERWLRVIADGQVVTAAPLPWDRPGEGPVAVRDGDAFVVSGTATFVPYAASAENILVVARLDDEPHAFWVDASDVALHPVETIGADRPCHVELDGVRALDVLGPDAAKAVSLFGAAATCAEMVGAAQHVLDMTVQYATEREQFGQAIGSFQAVQHHCANMAIDVLGSRFIAYEAIWRLSANWDAGQEVAMAKAWVSEAYERVCALGHQVHGAIGFTQEHDLHLFSEHAMTASLSFGDADLHYENLAADLHLD from the coding sequence ATGGACCTGAGCCTGACCGAGGACCAGGAGCTGATCGCCTCCACCGCCCGCGAGGTCCTGGCGTCCCGCGCCGAGACCGCCGGAGCGCGGGCGATGGACGGCGACCCGGCCGGCTACTCGGCCGCGCTGTGGAAGGAGATGGTGGAGCTCGGCTGGACGGGCCTCGCCTTCCCCGAGGAGCACGGCGGCGTGGGCGGCGACTTCCTGGACGTGTGCCTGCTGTTCGAGCAACTGGGCTACGCGCAGGTTCCGAGTCCGTTGCTGGTGTCGGTCGCTTGCTGCGGGCTGCCGGTTGCGCGTTTCGGGACACCGGAACAGAAGGAGCGCTGGCTGCGCGTCATTGCGGACGGTCAGGTCGTCACTGCCGCGCCCTTGCCTTGGGACCGTCCGGGGGAGGGGCCCGTTGCGGTGCGGGATGGCGACGCCTTCGTGGTCAGCGGGACGGCCACGTTCGTGCCGTACGCGGCGTCCGCTGAGAACATCCTGGTGGTGGCGCGGCTCGACGATGAACCGCATGCCTTCTGGGTGGACGCCTCGGACGTCGCGCTGCACCCGGTGGAGACGATCGGCGCCGACCGTCCGTGTCATGTGGAACTGGACGGCGTCCGGGCTTTGGACGTTCTCGGGCCCGATGCGGCGAAGGCCGTTTCGCTGTTCGGGGCGGCGGCGACATGCGCGGAAATGGTGGGCGCGGCGCAACACGTCCTGGACATGACGGTGCAGTACGCGACAGAGCGCGAGCAGTTCGGACAGGCCATCGGGTCTTTCCAGGCCGTCCAGCACCATTGCGCGAACATGGCGATCGATGTGCTGGGGTCGAGGTTCATCGCGTACGAAGCCATCTGGCGGCTGTCGGCGAACTGGGACGCCGGGCAGGAAGTGGCGATGGCGAAGGCGTGGGTGAGCGAGGCGTACGAGCGGGTGTGCGCGCTGGGTCATCAGGTGCACGGGGCCATCGGCTTCACCCAGGAACATGACCTGCACTTGTTCTCCGAGCACGCGATGACGGCGTCCCTTTCGTTCGGTGACGCCGACCTGCACTACGAGAACCTGGCCGCAGACCTCCACCTCGACTGA
- a CDS encoding HNH endonuclease signature motif containing protein, which translates to MSDSDQRERKPESKREWEDREWFPPGPQLAVCLSGGKERLADLTDDELLQVAAAARRQTSWAQARELAALAELSRRRTDAEDDGDPDYRILSAHESVTEEVAAALTVTGNTAATLVHLAGRLAGPLAATGSALETGRIDLAKARVICDAADNMPDEVAEHLEAAALEKASDQTTGQLRRRLKRIANRLAPAAAEERKREAVRNRRLELWNTPSGTTDLALCDLAPEDAHAIYNKITAAAHGMKQDGDTRPLPQLRADLATLLLSGTELPTAIRTLFTQPGVHPSPAAADPKPTAIVAEPAEHPVVRDLAAMVEQRLAHVRARVPRRALPAAIAAAVQRIHDQLADARDAVCQAGDEVHGRPGYRPSAAMRREVLARHTICVYPSCNRDAHRCDLDHTIPWRPGTTCRCNLAPLCRRHHRLKQTPGWTLHQIWPGLMLWTTPSGNWHIVRPDRL; encoded by the coding sequence ATGAGCGACAGCGACCAGCGGGAACGGAAACCGGAATCGAAACGCGAATGGGAAGATCGAGAGTGGTTCCCTCCCGGCCCGCAGCTCGCGGTCTGCCTGTCCGGCGGAAAAGAGCGCCTGGCGGATCTGACCGATGACGAACTGCTCCAGGTGGCCGCCGCCGCGCGCCGCCAGACCTCCTGGGCGCAGGCCCGGGAGTTGGCCGCCCTCGCCGAATTGTCGCGGCGCCGCACCGACGCCGAAGACGACGGCGACCCCGACTACCGCATCCTGTCCGCGCACGAGTCGGTCACCGAAGAGGTCGCCGCCGCGCTGACAGTCACGGGCAATACCGCAGCCACCTTGGTCCACCTGGCCGGGCGCCTCGCAGGCCCCCTGGCGGCGACGGGCAGCGCCCTGGAGACCGGTCGGATCGATCTGGCAAAAGCCCGTGTCATCTGCGACGCCGCCGACAACATGCCGGACGAGGTCGCCGAACACCTCGAAGCCGCCGCGCTGGAGAAGGCGTCCGACCAGACCACCGGCCAGCTCCGCCGCCGACTCAAGCGGATCGCCAACCGGCTGGCCCCGGCCGCCGCAGAGGAACGCAAGCGAGAAGCCGTCCGCAACCGGCGGCTCGAACTGTGGAACACCCCGTCCGGAACGACGGATCTGGCCCTGTGCGACCTCGCCCCTGAGGACGCCCACGCCATCTACAACAAGATCACCGCCGCCGCCCACGGCATGAAGCAGGACGGCGACACCCGCCCTCTCCCTCAGCTCCGTGCCGACCTGGCCACACTCCTCCTCTCCGGCACCGAACTCCCCACCGCCATCCGGACGCTGTTCACCCAGCCCGGCGTCCACCCATCGCCCGCGGCCGCTGACCCGAAACCAACGGCGATCGTCGCCGAACCGGCCGAGCACCCGGTTGTTCGCGACCTCGCAGCCATGGTCGAGCAGAGACTCGCCCACGTCCGCGCTCGGGTCCCTCGGCGTGCACTCCCCGCCGCGATCGCGGCCGCCGTGCAGCGCATCCACGACCAGCTCGCCGACGCGCGGGATGCGGTCTGCCAGGCAGGAGACGAGGTCCACGGCCGCCCCGGCTACCGTCCGTCGGCCGCGATGCGCCGCGAAGTGCTGGCCCGCCACACCATCTGCGTGTATCCCAGCTGCAACCGGGACGCGCACCGCTGCGACCTCGACCACACCATCCCGTGGCGCCCCGGAACCACCTGCCGCTGCAACCTCGCCCCGCTCTGCAGACGCCACCACCGCCTCAAACAAACCCCCGGCTGGACGCTCCACCAGATCTGGCCAGGGCTCATGCTGTGGACAACCCCGTCCGGCAACTGGCACATCGTCCGCCCAGACCGGCTGTAA
- a CDS encoding LysE family translocator yields the protein MHWHAFLTAAAVMAITPGANQLLSLRNAAQQGARDAVAGLAGRLTAFFTLVLATAAGLSALLLASEPAFAAVKWCGVAYLLYLGARMLIKHRPAETEPGRRGRWELIRQEF from the coding sequence ATGCACTGGCACGCCTTCCTCACCGCCGCCGCCGTCATGGCGATCACGCCGGGCGCCAACCAGCTCTTGTCGCTGCGCAATGCGGCGCAGCAGGGAGCCCGCGACGCCGTTGCGGGCCTGGCCGGACGCCTCACCGCGTTCTTCACCCTGGTGTTGGCGACCGCGGCCGGCCTGAGCGCCCTGCTGCTGGCGTCCGAGCCCGCGTTCGCGGCCGTCAAGTGGTGCGGCGTCGCCTATCTGCTCTACCTGGGCGCTCGGATGCTGATCAAGCACCGACCCGCCGAGACCGAACCGGGACGGCGGGGCCGCTGGGAGCTGATCCGTCAGGAGTTCTGA
- a CDS encoding AAA family ATPase — translation MVELCGREAEVAAVAGMLAGARGGESAVLVVRGEPGIGKTALLDHAAVTAGGMRVVRGTGVEFEAELPYSGLQLLLRPAVGGLSALPAPQREALEVACGLRAGGGADPMLVGLAVLSLLTDFAGADGVLCLVDDAQWLDRASRDALLFAARRLRAEGVVMIFAVRDGEGAFPAAGLPELRLGGLSPEAAAALLDRSPLAPVVRYRLLSEAGGNPLALLELPVALAAEGDAAFAPGALPLTDRLRLAFHGQVSRMPEACQSVLLTAAAEESGEVAVILRAAAALGATVEALAPAEEAGLVLRGDVEGTIRFRHPLVRAAVYQRALLGQRLAVHRALAEVLDAPEQSDRRAWHLAAAATGPDEKVAVVLERAAVRARERSGHKAAAAAYEQAARLSVGAEARARREVLAAEAALEAGDLERASVLGTSASRRLEQDPVGNARIAAVRAHVDFWQGSYAAAHRALVDGAAVVGDVDPDRAAALLVQAVHPSWYLGEGVLAGTLERLTALALDGTSPFAPIGLFLAHLDRGHAGRPPSLGDTLEVVRRRVPDQVLMILCGAALALGQDAEAHAMATELAAEQRDRGGAGRLPTVLFFVAEGEVFTGRHLDALATASEALELAGDTGQRQWVGQFSSVLAYLDAARGLEDDCRRNAEEGLAGAAVGGVSPGAPWAHWSLGLLDLGLGRAEAALARFERLTREPMRHHICATRATPDLVESAVRVGAPERAVEPLERFERWAESVRQPWADALVLRCRGLLAADERAEVFYTEALSLHDRDDRAVEYARTALLYGEWLRRARRKAEARGRLEDALDVFDRLGMRPWAERARGELTATGVQDRGARGGGAAAVLTPQELQIVRLAARGLSNRDIAAQLFLSHRTVGYHLYKAYPKLGVASRGELKDVADLLGL, via the coding sequence GTGGTTGAGCTTTGTGGGAGAGAGGCGGAGGTTGCGGCGGTTGCGGGGATGCTCGCCGGGGCGCGGGGTGGGGAGAGTGCGGTGCTGGTGGTGCGGGGAGAGCCGGGGATTGGTAAGACGGCGCTTCTTGACCACGCTGCTGTGACGGCCGGGGGCATGCGCGTCGTTCGCGGAACGGGGGTCGAGTTCGAGGCGGAGTTGCCTTACTCGGGGCTCCAGTTGCTGTTGCGGCCGGCTGTGGGTGGTCTTTCTGCGCTGCCGGCTCCGCAGCGTGAGGCACTGGAGGTGGCGTGCGGGCTCAGGGCGGGGGGTGGGGCTGATCCGATGCTGGTGGGGCTCGCCGTGTTGTCCCTGCTCACCGACTTCGCGGGTGCGGACGGGGTGCTCTGCCTGGTCGATGACGCGCAGTGGCTCGATCGGGCCTCGCGGGACGCGCTGTTGTTCGCCGCCCGGCGCCTGCGGGCAGAGGGTGTGGTCATGATCTTCGCCGTCCGGGACGGGGAGGGTGCCTTTCCTGCGGCGGGCCTTCCGGAGTTGCGGCTGGGTGGGCTGTCTCCGGAGGCGGCCGCCGCGTTGCTCGACCGGTCTCCGCTTGCTCCCGTCGTGCGTTACCGCTTGCTGTCTGAGGCGGGTGGGAACCCGTTGGCGCTGCTGGAGTTGCCAGTCGCGCTGGCCGCTGAAGGTGATGCGGCGTTCGCGCCGGGTGCTCTGCCGTTGACCGACCGCCTGCGGCTGGCCTTCCACGGGCAGGTCAGCCGGATGCCGGAGGCGTGCCAGAGCGTGTTGCTGACGGCGGCGGCCGAGGAGTCCGGGGAGGTGGCCGTGATCCTTCGCGCCGCTGCGGCGCTGGGGGCGACCGTCGAGGCTCTGGCCCCGGCTGAGGAGGCCGGCCTGGTGCTGCGGGGGGATGTTGAGGGCACGATCCGGTTTCGCCATCCGCTGGTCCGGGCTGCGGTCTACCAGCGGGCGCTGCTTGGGCAGCGGCTCGCTGTTCACCGTGCGCTCGCCGAGGTGCTTGACGCGCCCGAGCAGAGTGATCGGCGGGCCTGGCATTTGGCGGCCGCCGCCACCGGTCCTGATGAAAAGGTCGCCGTGGTGCTGGAGCGTGCGGCCGTTCGTGCTCGGGAGCGCAGTGGTCATAAGGCTGCTGCGGCCGCGTATGAGCAGGCCGCTCGGTTGAGTGTTGGGGCGGAGGCTCGGGCGCGCCGGGAGGTCCTGGCGGCGGAGGCGGCCCTGGAGGCGGGGGATCTGGAACGGGCCAGTGTGTTGGGGACGAGCGCGTCCCGGAGGCTGGAGCAGGATCCGGTTGGGAATGCACGGATTGCGGCGGTGCGGGCGCACGTGGACTTCTGGCAAGGGTCTTATGCCGCCGCGCACCGGGCGCTCGTTGATGGTGCTGCGGTTGTTGGGGATGTGGATCCGGATCGGGCTGCCGCGTTGCTCGTCCAGGCCGTGCATCCGTCCTGGTATCTGGGTGAGGGGGTGCTCGCGGGGACGCTGGAGCGGTTGACCGCGCTGGCATTGGACGGGACGAGTCCGTTCGCGCCGATCGGTCTCTTTCTGGCTCATCTTGATCGGGGGCATGCCGGGCGGCCGCCGTCTCTGGGGGACACGCTAGAGGTGGTGCGGCGGCGGGTTCCCGATCAGGTGTTGATGATCCTTTGCGGTGCTGCGCTCGCGCTGGGGCAGGACGCTGAAGCGCACGCGATGGCGACCGAGTTGGCCGCCGAGCAGCGTGACCGGGGTGGTGCCGGACGGCTGCCGACCGTGCTGTTCTTCGTGGCGGAGGGCGAGGTCTTCACCGGACGCCATCTGGACGCGCTCGCCACGGCGTCCGAGGCCCTGGAGCTTGCGGGTGACACCGGGCAACGGCAGTGGGTCGGCCAGTTCAGCAGCGTGCTCGCCTACCTCGACGCGGCGCGGGGGCTGGAGGACGACTGCCGCCGCAACGCCGAGGAGGGCCTCGCCGGGGCCGCCGTCGGCGGTGTCTCGCCCGGCGCGCCGTGGGCGCACTGGTCGCTCGGGCTGCTCGACCTCGGGCTCGGGCGCGCCGAGGCCGCGCTCGCCCGCTTCGAGCGGCTGACCCGCGAGCCGATGCGCCATCACATCTGCGCCACCCGTGCCACCCCCGACCTCGTGGAGTCGGCCGTTCGGGTCGGGGCGCCGGAGCGGGCCGTGGAGCCGCTGGAGCGGTTCGAGCGGTGGGCGGAGTCCGTCCGGCAGCCGTGGGCGGACGCGCTCGTGCTGCGCTGCCGCGGGCTGCTGGCCGCCGACGAGCGGGCCGAGGTCTTCTACACCGAGGCCCTGAGCCTGCACGACCGGGACGACCGTGCGGTGGAGTACGCCCGAACCGCGCTGCTCTACGGCGAGTGGCTGCGCCGCGCCCGGCGCAAGGCGGAGGCACGGGGGCGGCTGGAGGACGCGCTGGACGTCTTCGACCGGCTCGGCATGCGCCCGTGGGCCGAGCGTGCCCGCGGTGAGCTGACCGCCACCGGTGTCCAGGACCGGGGTGCCCGGGGCGGCGGCGCGGCCGCTGTGCTCACCCCGCAGGAACTCCAGATCGTCCGGCTCGCGGCGCGTGGCCTGTCCAACCGCGACATCGCGGCGCAGCTCTTCCTCAGCCACCGGACGGTCGGCTACCACCTCTACAAGGCGTATCCCAAGCTCGGCGTCGCGTCGCGGGGCGAGCTGAAGGACGTCGCCGACCTGCTCGGGCTGTGA
- a CDS encoding cupin domain-containing protein — translation MDVDGVPAVELGPGVHVRMLPGMPGIRTWVIDLDPGAEWPGLDVHESYGEAYFVVRGELIEGDHVHGPGTYVAFGPGTSHRPRTETGVRAFGFNYDVPA, via the coding sequence GTGGACGTCGATGGGGTCCCGGCGGTCGAGCTCGGTCCCGGCGTCCACGTCCGGATGCTTCCGGGCATGCCGGGCATCCGGACGTGGGTGATCGACCTGGACCCGGGCGCCGAATGGCCGGGGCTGGACGTGCACGAGAGCTACGGCGAGGCGTACTTCGTCGTCCGCGGGGAGCTCATCGAGGGGGACCACGTGCACGGGCCCGGCACGTATGTGGCGTTCGGTCCGGGGACGAGCCACCGGCCCCGCACGGAGACCGGTGTGCGCGCCTTCGGGTTCAACTACGACGTCCCGGCCTGA
- a CDS encoding DUF1330 domain-containing protein codes for MTAYVIAHLQDAPPHPEIADYIERLPGTFAPYGGRYLVHLTAHEVLEGGWPGAVVMIGFPGIAEARAWWDSPAYREIAPLRSRHIEGDIIMVGGVPDGYDPAPAAKAMRDALAAGQAGTS; via the coding sequence GTGACCGCCTACGTCATCGCCCACTTGCAGGACGCCCCTCCGCACCCGGAGATCGCGGACTACATCGAGCGCCTGCCCGGCACCTTCGCGCCGTACGGCGGCCGCTACCTCGTGCACCTCACCGCGCACGAGGTGCTGGAGGGCGGCTGGCCCGGAGCCGTCGTGATGATCGGCTTCCCCGGAATCGCCGAGGCGCGGGCCTGGTGGGACTCGCCCGCCTACCGGGAGATCGCGCCGCTGCGCTCGCGGCACATCGAGGGCGACATCATCATGGTCGGGGGCGTTCCCGACGGCTACGACCCGGCGCCCGCCGCGAAGGCCATGCGGGACGCGCTCGCCGCCGGTCAGGCCGGGACGTCGTAG
- a CDS encoding nuclear transport factor 2 family protein, producing the protein MSDVTELVQRYLAAWNETDAGARRAVLADVFADDAVYTDPLASVQGRDGLDATIAAVQAQFGGLVFSLGGAVDAHHDIARFTWHLGPEGGEPVVIGFDVAVIGEDGRIRQVLGFLDRVPAGA; encoded by the coding sequence ATGAGCGACGTCACCGAGCTGGTCCAGCGCTACCTCGCCGCGTGGAACGAGACCGACGCCGGCGCGCGGCGGGCCGTCCTGGCGGACGTCTTCGCCGACGACGCCGTCTACACCGACCCGCTGGCGTCCGTCCAGGGCAGGGACGGGCTGGACGCCACGATCGCGGCGGTCCAGGCGCAGTTCGGCGGGCTGGTCTTCAGCCTCGGCGGCGCGGTGGACGCCCACCACGACATCGCGCGGTTCACCTGGCACCTGGGCCCGGAGGGCGGCGAGCCCGTCGTCATCGGCTTCGACGTCGCGGTGATCGGCGAGGACGGGCGGATCCGCCAGGTGCTCGGCTTCCTCGACCGGGTGCCGGCCGGAGCCTGA
- a CDS encoding sensor histidine kinase yields MDVAVAVAATLVVTWVPVLLWWRRQGRGGDLGGPARRATFEMLHTASRAAPAFRAGLTEQGAQKAARHLRALLDCRALAITDGERLLAWDGEHGHHADEGLSHAGVTLGNGRTQVHDVTCDRIDCPIRRVVVVPLATDDRVVGTLAAYGEDVPAGLIRAAEEVAQWVDAQLELAELDHSRALLMEAEMRALRAQISPHFIYNSLTTIASFVRSDPERARELLLEFAGFTRYSFRRHGDFTTLAEELRSIDRYLLLQRARFGEELRVTLRIAPEVLPVAVPFLCLQPLVENAVRHGLQDRSEPGVITIVAEDAGSDCEISVEDDGIGMDPEEVRRLLAGERRLPGADESGIGLANVDDRLRQVYGDEYGLAVETGPGAGTKVIVRVPKYRPGVTAS; encoded by the coding sequence ATGGACGTTGCCGTAGCCGTCGCCGCGACGCTGGTGGTGACGTGGGTTCCCGTGCTGCTGTGGTGGCGGCGGCAGGGGCGCGGCGGTGATCTGGGCGGGCCCGCGCGGCGGGCGACGTTCGAGATGCTGCACACCGCGTCCCGCGCGGCGCCCGCGTTCCGGGCCGGGCTGACGGAGCAGGGCGCGCAGAAGGCCGCGCGGCACCTGCGGGCGCTGCTCGACTGCCGGGCGCTCGCGATCACCGACGGGGAGCGGCTGCTGGCCTGGGACGGGGAGCACGGGCACCACGCGGACGAGGGGCTCTCGCACGCCGGGGTCACGCTGGGCAACGGGCGCACCCAGGTGCACGACGTGACCTGCGACCGGATCGACTGCCCCATCCGGCGGGTCGTGGTCGTCCCGCTCGCCACCGACGACCGGGTGGTCGGGACGCTGGCGGCCTACGGGGAGGACGTCCCGGCCGGGCTGATCCGGGCGGCCGAGGAGGTCGCGCAGTGGGTCGACGCCCAGCTGGAGCTCGCGGAGCTGGACCACTCGCGGGCGCTGCTGATGGAGGCGGAGATGCGGGCGCTGCGGGCGCAGATCTCGCCGCACTTCATCTACAACTCGCTGACCACGATCGCGTCGTTCGTCCGGTCCGACCCGGAGCGGGCGCGGGAGCTGCTGCTGGAGTTCGCGGGCTTCACCCGGTACTCGTTCCGGCGGCACGGCGACTTCACGACGCTGGCGGAGGAGCTGCGCTCGATCGACCGGTACCTGCTGCTCCAGCGGGCCCGGTTCGGGGAGGAGCTGCGGGTGACGCTGCGGATCGCGCCCGAGGTGCTGCCGGTGGCCGTGCCCTTCCTGTGCCTGCAGCCGCTCGTGGAGAACGCCGTCCGGCACGGGCTCCAGGACAGGTCCGAGCCGGGGGTCATCACGATCGTGGCGGAGGACGCCGGGTCCGACTGCGAGATCAGCGTGGAGGACGACGGCATCGGCATGGACCCCGAGGAGGTGCGGCGGCTGCTCGCCGGCGAGCGCCGCCTGCCGGGCGCGGACGAGTCCGGGATCGGGCTGGCCAACGTGGACGACCGGCTCCGCCAGGTGTACGGGGACGAGTACGGGCTCGCGGTCGAGACGGGCCCCGGCGCCGGGACGAAGGTCATCGTGCGAGTGCCGAAGTATCGTCCGGGCGTCACCGCCTCTTGA
- a CDS encoding LytTR family DNA-binding domain-containing protein, translating to MGLRVLAVDDEPPALDDLVHLLRADPRIGEIHTARDGAAALRKLDRALADGRPVAAVFLDIRMPGLDGTVLGRVLAQFARAPQIVFVTAYEGHAVDAFEIKATDYILKPVRPERLGLAITRVTEAAEEAGWTDAAADPAPAEPEPMPVELGGVTRFVTPAEVLYVEAQGDYARLHTSGGSHLVRIPLNALVERWSGAGFVRVHRSHLVALSAIEELRLDSGRCTILVGGTELPVARRHVRELRDLLVRRARRAR from the coding sequence GTGGGCCTGCGTGTCCTTGCGGTGGACGACGAGCCTCCCGCGCTGGACGATCTCGTCCATCTGCTGCGCGCCGACCCGCGGATCGGGGAGATCCACACCGCCCGGGACGGCGCCGCCGCGCTGCGCAAGCTCGACCGGGCCCTCGCCGACGGGCGCCCCGTCGCCGCCGTCTTCCTCGACATCCGGATGCCCGGCCTGGACGGCACCGTGCTCGGCCGCGTCCTCGCCCAGTTCGCCCGCGCCCCGCAGATCGTGTTCGTCACCGCCTACGAGGGGCACGCGGTGGACGCCTTCGAGATCAAGGCGACCGACTACATCCTCAAGCCGGTGCGGCCGGAGCGGCTCGGGCTGGCGATCACGCGGGTGACGGAGGCCGCCGAGGAGGCCGGCTGGACGGACGCCGCCGCCGACCCCGCGCCGGCGGAGCCGGAGCCGATGCCCGTCGAGCTGGGCGGGGTGACCCGGTTCGTCACGCCGGCCGAGGTGCTGTACGTGGAGGCGCAGGGCGACTACGCGCGGCTGCACACGTCCGGCGGCAGCCATCTGGTGCGCATCCCGCTGAACGCGCTGGTCGAGCGGTGGAGCGGCGCCGGGTTCGTCCGGGTGCACCGCAGCCACCTGGTCGCGCTGTCGGCGATCGAGGAGCTGCGCCTGGACTCGGGACGCTGCACGATCCTGGTCGGCGGCACCGAGCTGCCGGTGGCCCGGCGGCATGTCCGGGAGCTGCGCGACCTGCTCGTGCGGCGGGCGAGGAGGGCCCGCTGA